From a single Anaerolineales bacterium genomic region:
- a CDS encoding nucleotidyltransferase family protein, which yields MKMNAIVTAGGIPQPGDPLYIYSNGNSKGLINVAGKPMVQWVLDALGDAKEVDQVIVIGLSPKSGLTCKKPVHYISNQGRMLANIVAGVNKSLELKPKGEYVLIVSSDIPALKGDMVDWLVKTAMETSDDLYYGVCPRDVMEARFPTSNRTYTKLKDIELCGSDINVIHVSMATDHLDTWEQLIGNRKSPLRQAAVIGLDTLFQLFTRQFTLDSLVERASQRIGIKGRAIIWDRAEPCMDVDKPHQLELMREDLARRQTAVKRAAPKKPAVKKPAAKKSTTKTTKTTSKTTKGKSTKQK from the coding sequence ATGAAGATGAACGCCATTGTCACAGCCGGCGGGATCCCCCAGCCCGGCGACCCATTGTATATCTATTCCAACGGTAACTCCAAAGGCTTGATCAATGTAGCGGGCAAGCCCATGGTGCAATGGGTGCTGGATGCGCTCGGCGACGCAAAGGAAGTGGATCAGGTCATTGTGATCGGTCTTTCCCCCAAAAGCGGCTTGACCTGCAAGAAGCCGGTCCATTACATTTCCAATCAGGGACGCATGCTCGCAAACATCGTTGCGGGCGTGAACAAATCGCTGGAGTTAAAGCCGAAAGGCGAATACGTCCTGATCGTTTCATCGGATATTCCCGCCCTCAAAGGTGACATGGTCGACTGGCTGGTGAAAACCGCCATGGAAACCAGCGACGACCTGTATTATGGCGTCTGTCCGCGCGATGTGATGGAAGCGCGCTTCCCGACCTCCAACCGCACATATACAAAACTAAAGGATATCGAACTGTGCGGTTCGGATATCAATGTCATTCACGTCAGCATGGCGACCGACCATCTCGATACATGGGAACAGTTGATCGGCAACCGCAAGAGTCCCTTGCGGCAGGCGGCGGTCATCGGGCTGGATACATTGTTCCAGTTGTTCACCCGCCAATTCACATTGGACTCTTTGGTCGAACGCGCTTCCCAGCGCATTGGCATCAAAGGTCGCGCCATCATCTGGGACCGCGCCGAGCCGTGCATGGATGTGGACAAGCCGCATCAACTCGAGTTGATGCGCGAAGACCTCGCGCGCCGGCAAACTGCGGTCAAACGCGCCGCGCCCAAAAAACCTGCCGTCAAAAAGCCCGCCGCAAAAAAGTCAACGACGAAAACGACCAAGACGACATCAAAAACTACAAAGGGAAAATCAACGAAACAAAAATGA
- a CDS encoding phosphatase PAP2 family protein, which translates to MSLRNILELDARLSSQMRVAEKPGFLRNLAIFFAHSGDSWFWALALIIAWFFSNSAWRQWETVEFFGIAGLAAVVLAVKFMVKRKRPEGEWGGIYRNTDPHSFPSGHAARAFLIAVIASALAPSWLAAVLWLWAPLVALARVAMGVHYVSDIVAGAILGSIVALLGLQFYQILVDWFASLTGFMFW; encoded by the coding sequence ATGAGCTTGCGGAACATTCTCGAACTCGATGCCCGACTTTCCAGTCAGATGCGCGTTGCTGAAAAGCCGGGTTTTTTGCGAAACCTTGCCATCTTCTTCGCACACTCCGGCGACTCGTGGTTCTGGGCGCTGGCGCTCATCATTGCCTGGTTCTTCAGCAACTCCGCCTGGCGTCAATGGGAAACCGTCGAATTCTTCGGCATCGCGGGTCTGGCGGCAGTGGTGCTTGCCGTCAAATTCATGGTGAAACGAAAACGCCCGGAAGGTGAATGGGGCGGGATCTATCGCAACACGGACCCGCATTCCTTCCCATCAGGACACGCCGCCCGCGCCTTTCTCATCGCAGTGATCGCATCGGCTCTCGCTCCCTCATGGCTGGCTGCTGTCCTTTGGCTTTGGGCTCCGCTGGTGGCTTTGGCGCGCGTGGCAATGGGCGTGCATTACGTTTCAGATATTGTGGCAGGCGCAATTTTGGGGAGCATCGTTGCGCTGCTGGGCTTACAGTTCTACCAAATATTGGTGGATTGGTTCGCGTCATTGACTGGTTTCATGTTCTGGTGA
- a CDS encoding DNA-binding protein: protein MKIHTFRLKPTQDLFDSIEEYVKQHKIEAGCVLSSVGSLTHATLRLANRNDYNEYEGHFEIVSMTGTVSIHGSHLHISISDADGVTIGGHLVSGCSIYTTAEIVIAEFDDVVYKRELFENDSGYEELAVYKK from the coding sequence ATGAAAATCCACACCTTCCGCCTCAAACCAACACAAGATCTGTTCGACTCAATAGAAGAGTATGTAAAACAGCACAAGATCGAAGCCGGCTGCGTTCTATCTTCCGTTGGCAGCCTGACCCATGCCACCCTGCGTCTTGCCAACCGAAATGATTACAACGAGTACGAAGGTCACTTTGAGATCGTTTCGATGACGGGTACAGTTTCGATCCACGGCTCGCATCTGCACATCTCCATCTCCGACGCCGATGGCGTGACCATCGGCGGGCATCTCGTCAGCGGATGCAGCATTTACACCACAGCCGAGATCGTCATCGCCGAGTTTGATGACGTGGTCTATAAGCGGGAATTATTTGAAAACGATTCGGGGTATGAGGAATTGGCGGTTTATAAAAAATAG
- a CDS encoding ABC transporter ATP-binding protein encodes MNIEIKDLRFSYPTGLEALKGISLSIESGEQIAIVGQNGAGKTTLVRHFNGLLRPTAGSVWIGDWDTSKYSVAKLASRVGYVFQNPDEQLFSRDVLTEVAFGPKNLGYEKDKVDALVKRALSLTELNDQTETNPYDLSPTWRKMVALASIIAMDTPIVIFDEPTTGQDAVNVARIANVIAELKKEGKTVITITHDIDFCAENFKRVIALANGEVLLDGEAHDVLGQEETLARTYVDPPQLTRLGKMLGLKDTVICQEEFLNALK; translated from the coding sequence CCGGCTTGGAGGCTCTGAAGGGAATTTCACTTTCCATTGAATCCGGCGAGCAGATTGCCATCGTCGGGCAGAATGGTGCGGGCAAGACCACGCTCGTGCGGCATTTCAACGGCTTGCTGCGCCCGACAGCGGGGTCGGTGTGGATCGGCGATTGGGATACTTCGAAATATTCCGTGGCGAAACTTGCTTCGCGGGTTGGGTACGTGTTTCAAAATCCCGACGAGCAATTGTTCTCAAGGGATGTATTGACCGAGGTGGCGTTTGGTCCGAAAAATTTGGGTTACGAAAAAGACAAAGTGGATGCGCTGGTCAAGCGGGCGTTATCGCTGACCGAGTTGAACGACCAGACTGAGACCAATCCCTACGATCTATCGCCCACATGGCGCAAAATGGTGGCGCTGGCGTCCATCATTGCCATGGATACGCCCATCGTCATCTTCGATGAGCCAACCACGGGTCAGGACGCGGTCAATGTGGCGAGGATCGCAAATGTGATTGCCGAGTTGAAGAAGGAAGGCAAGACCGTCATCACCATCACCCATGACATTGACTTCTGCGCCGAGAATTTCAAGCGCGTCATTGCGCTTGCCAATGGCGAAGTTTTACTGGACGGCGAAGCCCACGATGTGCTGGGACAGGAGGAGACCCTGGCGCGAACCTACGTCGATCCTCCGCAGTTGACGCGGCTGGGAAAAATGCTGGGGCTGAAAGATACGGTGATCTGTCAGGAAGAATTTTTGAACGCGTTGAAATGA